A genomic segment from Tuwongella immobilis encodes:
- a CDS encoding 30S ribosomal protein S1 — MSSDEPTSNPKPTPPPAMEHRPAPRPNRPGGPPRGPSHPRPGMRPDGSVGAPQRSAQGAPAGRNPAAGAKPGEIGGDDPLFGDAPVTPENFDASQVRFRREKPATEGGKPPALDQQQLPTSQLRLRDLDQAIEAELEAALAGVSSDSLFAEPADGKNTRKDAATNKVDRTRGRVVSVHQGDIFIEVPGSRSQGVMSVMQFDVAPKVGDIVEFDVERFDSANGLLILTRKGAAAVDVDWSSVSIGTIVEARVTAVNKGGLSVEVNGLRGFLPISQIDMYRVENAEMYVNERLKCMVTEVSPEDRNLVVSRRALLEKERENLRETFWAQVQVGQIREGIVRSVKPFGAFVDLGGADGMIPAGELSWGKVNDPSDVVSIGQKVQVKIVRIDLDGRKIGLSLRALVASPWDSLRDRVRPGLQITGTVTRLMDFGAFVEVEPGIEGLIHIGELGRQRVRRVNDVVKIGQEVTVQVLNVDLDARRISLSLKAVEEAKAKAEESANAASRPQPEPEPEVPVKPRVKPANLKGGTGSSGPLFPNLPSSNS; from the coding sequence ATGAGTAGCGACGAACCGACCTCCAATCCCAAGCCCACTCCCCCGCCCGCGATGGAACATCGCCCCGCGCCGCGACCGAATCGGCCGGGTGGTCCCCCGCGTGGCCCGTCTCATCCGCGACCGGGAATGCGGCCCGATGGCTCGGTGGGTGCGCCGCAACGCAGCGCGCAAGGGGCACCCGCTGGACGCAATCCCGCCGCTGGCGCCAAGCCCGGCGAAATCGGCGGCGATGATCCGCTCTTTGGCGATGCACCGGTCACCCCGGAAAATTTTGATGCATCCCAAGTGCGATTCCGCCGCGAGAAACCCGCCACCGAGGGCGGCAAACCACCCGCACTCGACCAACAGCAACTCCCCACCTCGCAATTGCGACTGCGCGACCTCGACCAAGCGATTGAGGCCGAACTGGAAGCCGCACTTGCGGGCGTCAGCTCGGATTCGCTGTTTGCCGAACCCGCCGATGGCAAGAACACCCGTAAAGATGCGGCCACCAACAAGGTCGATCGCACTCGCGGACGAGTCGTCAGCGTTCACCAGGGCGATATCTTCATCGAAGTTCCCGGCAGTCGCTCGCAAGGTGTCATGAGCGTTATGCAATTCGATGTCGCTCCGAAAGTCGGCGATATTGTCGAATTCGATGTCGAACGCTTTGATTCCGCCAACGGCCTGCTGATTCTCACCCGCAAGGGGGCGGCGGCCGTCGATGTCGATTGGTCATCCGTCAGCATTGGCACCATCGTCGAAGCCCGAGTCACCGCCGTGAACAAGGGCGGGCTGTCCGTGGAAGTCAACGGCCTGCGTGGCTTCTTGCCCATCAGCCAGATCGACATGTACCGCGTCGAAAATGCGGAAATGTACGTCAACGAACGCCTCAAGTGCATGGTCACGGAAGTCTCGCCAGAAGATCGCAATCTGGTGGTCAGCCGACGGGCACTGCTCGAGAAGGAACGCGAAAACCTCCGCGAAACCTTCTGGGCGCAAGTGCAAGTGGGCCAAATCCGCGAAGGGATCGTTCGTTCGGTCAAGCCGTTCGGCGCATTCGTCGATTTGGGCGGTGCAGATGGGATGATTCCGGCTGGCGAACTGTCGTGGGGCAAAGTCAACGATCCCTCCGATGTCGTCTCGATTGGCCAAAAAGTGCAGGTCAAGATTGTGCGGATCGATCTCGACGGCCGCAAAATCGGTCTGAGTCTGCGGGCACTGGTGGCCAGCCCCTGGGATTCACTCCGTGACCGCGTGCGACCGGGGCTGCAAATCACCGGCACCGTCACGCGATTGATGGATTTCGGCGCATTCGTCGAAGTCGAACCAGGAATCGAAGGGTTGATCCACATTGGCGAGTTGGGCCGTCAGCGCGTGCGACGGGTCAACGATGTTGTCAAGATTGGCCAGGAAGTCACCGTGCAGGTGCTGAATGTCGATCTGGATGCCCGCCGGATCAGTCTGTCGCTGAAAGCGGTGGAAGAAGCGAAGGCCAAAGCGGAAGAATCCGCCAACGCCGCCTCGCGTCCGCAACCCGAGCCGGAGCCAGAAGTTCCGGTCAAGCCGCGTGTCAAGCCAGCGAATCTGAAGGGTGGGACGGGCAGCAGCGGGCCGCTGTTCCCGAATCTGCCGTCCAGCAATTCGTAA
- a CDS encoding alpha/beta hydrolase family protein yields the protein MFQRLCLVSLVGLGSLALPSFAQPTPTAAPAAPAKTVPATWDVAALQSATITPEWGETKGLAREVYYAGEPFRGKPTRIFAYYAKPEGKGPFPAMVLVHGGGGTAFQAWAEHWAKRGYCAIAMDLAGKGPKGRLPDGGPDQDDGGKFGAFTESNYRDMWSYHAVAAAIRAHTLIRSFPEVDRDRIGLTGISWGGYLTCIISGVDHRFQAAVPVYGCGFLQDNSVWKPNRFDKMSPEQRDLWIRYFEPSQYLGSVKCPILFLNGTNDFAYPMDSYQKSYNLVQSPRTISVRVRLPHGHIWTFPEVDTFIDSHLKSGKPVASVGPLMRMGDQATAKVNSAVPLQKAMLHFAEATGPWQTRKWSSMPAMLDKGTISATIPTDRPLVVYLSVIDERGVEISSNHEVIAKP from the coding sequence ATGTTCCAACGCCTTTGCCTCGTTTCGCTGGTCGGACTCGGCAGCCTTGCGCTGCCCAGTTTCGCCCAGCCGACCCCGACTGCGGCACCCGCCGCACCCGCGAAAACCGTTCCCGCGACTTGGGACGTTGCCGCGCTGCAATCGGCCACCATCACCCCCGAATGGGGCGAAACCAAGGGATTGGCCCGCGAAGTCTACTATGCCGGCGAGCCGTTCCGCGGCAAACCGACACGAATCTTCGCCTACTACGCCAAACCCGAGGGCAAAGGCCCATTCCCGGCCATGGTGTTGGTGCATGGCGGCGGCGGAACCGCATTCCAAGCCTGGGCGGAACATTGGGCCAAACGCGGCTACTGCGCCATCGCCATGGATCTCGCCGGGAAAGGCCCCAAAGGCCGACTCCCCGACGGCGGTCCCGATCAAGACGATGGCGGCAAATTCGGCGCATTCACCGAATCCAACTATCGGGACATGTGGAGCTACCATGCCGTGGCGGCGGCGATTCGCGCTCACACGCTGATTCGCAGCTTCCCCGAAGTCGACCGCGACCGCATCGGCCTGACCGGGATCAGTTGGGGCGGATATCTGACCTGCATCATCTCCGGCGTCGATCATCGCTTCCAAGCGGCGGTGCCGGTGTATGGCTGCGGGTTCTTGCAAGACAACAGCGTCTGGAAGCCCAACCGCTTCGACAAAATGTCGCCCGAGCAGCGTGACCTGTGGATTCGCTACTTCGAGCCATCGCAATACCTCGGCTCGGTGAAATGCCCGATTCTATTCCTCAATGGAACGAACGATTTCGCGTACCCGATGGATAGTTACCAGAAATCGTACAATCTGGTGCAATCGCCGCGCACGATTTCCGTGCGAGTTCGGCTGCCACACGGGCACATCTGGACCTTCCCAGAGGTGGATACGTTCATCGATAGTCACCTGAAATCGGGCAAGCCGGTGGCGTCGGTCGGGCCGTTGATGCGGATGGGGGATCAGGCCACTGCGAAGGTGAATTCGGCGGTGCCGCTCCAAAAAGCGATGCTGCATTTCGCCGAGGCAACTGGCCCTTGGCAGACCCGCAAGTGGAGTTCGATGCCCGCAATGCTCGACAAGGGAACCATTTCCGCGACCATCCCCACCGATCGGCCCCTGGTGGTCTATCTCTCGGTGATCGACGAGCGCGGCGTGGAGATTAGCAGCAATCACGAGGTGATCGCCAAGCCGTAA
- a CDS encoding aldo/keto reductase has product MEFRQLGRSGFKVPVLSLGTGTFGGGSEFFKAWGTTDNDAATKLVDICLDAGLNMFDSADIYSGGLAEEVLGHAIKGRRDKVIISTKTTFRFGTGPNDVGSSRFRLIQACEGSLKRLGTDYIDLYQMHGFDAMTPVEETLHALDDLVRAGKIRYIGCSNFSGWHLMKSLAVSDRYGLSRYVAHQAYYSLVGRDYEWELMPLGLDQGVGAVVWSPLGWGRLTGKIRRGQPLPAGSRLNSEIVVKAGPQIPDEYLYNVVDALDAIAQETGKTVPQIALNWLLQRPTVSNIIVGARDEAQLRDNLGAIGWNLTPEQVARLEDASKVVPAYPYWHQRGFSERNPFPVRVS; this is encoded by the coding sequence ATGGAATTTCGACAACTGGGCCGATCCGGATTCAAAGTCCCCGTTCTCAGCCTGGGGACCGGCACATTCGGCGGTGGCAGCGAATTTTTCAAAGCCTGGGGCACCACCGACAACGATGCCGCCACCAAACTGGTGGATATCTGCTTGGACGCTGGTCTGAATATGTTCGACTCCGCCGACATTTACTCCGGGGGACTGGCCGAAGAAGTCCTCGGCCACGCCATCAAGGGGCGACGCGACAAGGTCATTATCTCCACCAAGACGACGTTCCGATTCGGGACCGGCCCCAACGATGTCGGTTCCAGCCGATTTCGGCTGATTCAGGCGTGCGAAGGCAGTCTCAAGCGGCTCGGCACCGACTATATCGACCTCTATCAGATGCACGGCTTCGATGCCATGACTCCGGTGGAAGAGACGCTGCACGCGCTGGACGACTTGGTGCGAGCGGGCAAGATTCGCTACATCGGCTGCTCGAACTTCTCCGGGTGGCACCTGATGAAGTCGCTGGCCGTCTCGGATCGGTATGGCTTGTCCCGCTATGTGGCGCACCAAGCCTATTATTCGTTAGTCGGCCGGGATTACGAATGGGAACTGATGCCGTTGGGATTGGATCAAGGCGTGGGTGCGGTGGTCTGGAGTCCGCTGGGTTGGGGCCGACTGACTGGGAAGATTCGCCGCGGTCAGCCGCTGCCGGCAGGGAGCCGACTGAATAGCGAAATCGTGGTCAAAGCGGGGCCACAAATCCCGGACGAATATTTGTACAACGTGGTGGATGCGCTCGACGCCATCGCCCAGGAAACGGGCAAGACCGTTCCGCAAATTGCGTTGAATTGGTTGTTGCAACGGCCGACGGTCTCCAACATCATCGTGGGGGCACGCGATGAGGCGCAGTTGCGGGATAATCTCGGGGCCATCGGTTGGAATCTGACGCCGGAGCAAGTCGCTCGGCTGGAAGATGCCAGCAAGGTTGTGCCGGCGTACCCGTATTGGCATCAACGCGGATTTTCCGAGCGCAATCCCTTCCCGGTGCGCGTCTCGTAA
- a CDS encoding glycosyltransferase family 2 protein, protein MNTVADSQSSALASTGMVSLVVPVYNEVESLHILVGEIREVMTQLQRPFEVIFVDDGSRDGSWSAIQKLAAEQPEIRAIRFRRNFGKAAALQAGFRMVRGEVALTLDADLQDDPHEIPRFLELLNEGYDVISGWKKVRHDPWHKVFPSRVFNGMISTLTGVKLHDHNCGMKCYRAEVLKEVRLYGELHRFIPVLAAAKGYRVGEMVINHRARKYGHSKYGVRRFIKGFLDLLTVSFITSFGRRPQHMLGSLGLGSFALGLLGMTYLAITWVIRWFQPDAAIEPLHNRPLLSYSLTALLFGAQLFLFGLIAEMLVVTQSKDEDSFSIAETLDSLPSRPVAHDARL, encoded by the coding sequence ATGAATACCGTCGCGGATTCGCAATCGTCGGCCCTGGCATCGACCGGGATGGTCTCGCTGGTGGTGCCGGTCTACAACGAAGTCGAAAGTTTGCACATTCTGGTGGGCGAAATCCGCGAGGTGATGACCCAACTGCAACGCCCCTTCGAAGTCATCTTCGTCGATGATGGCAGTCGGGATGGTTCCTGGTCGGCGATTCAAAAGCTGGCCGCGGAGCAACCGGAAATTCGCGCCATCCGCTTCCGGCGCAACTTCGGCAAAGCCGCCGCCCTGCAAGCCGGCTTCCGCATGGTCCGCGGCGAGGTAGCGCTGACGCTGGACGCCGACCTCCAGGACGATCCGCACGAAATTCCTCGATTTTTGGAATTACTCAACGAAGGCTACGATGTCATCAGCGGCTGGAAGAAAGTCCGGCACGACCCGTGGCATAAAGTCTTTCCCAGTCGTGTGTTTAATGGCATGATTAGCACCTTGACCGGCGTGAAACTGCATGACCACAATTGTGGCATGAAATGCTATCGTGCCGAAGTGCTGAAGGAAGTGCGACTGTACGGGGAACTGCATCGCTTCATTCCCGTGCTGGCCGCCGCCAAGGGCTACCGCGTGGGAGAAATGGTCATCAACCATCGCGCCCGCAAATACGGCCACTCCAAGTATGGTGTGCGGCGATTCATCAAAGGATTCCTGGATCTGTTGACGGTCAGCTTCATCACCAGCTTTGGCCGTCGCCCGCAGCACATGCTCGGATCTCTTGGGCTGGGGTCGTTCGCGCTGGGATTGCTGGGGATGACCTATCTGGCCATCACGTGGGTGATCCGATGGTTCCAGCCGGATGCGGCAATTGAACCATTGCACAACCGTCCGCTGCTGTCGTATTCCCTGACGGCACTGCTGTTTGGGGCACAACTGTTCCTCTTTGGATTGATCGCCGAGATGCTTGTCGTCACACAATCGAAAGACGAAGACAGCTTTAGCATTGCCGAAACTCTGGATTCTCTTCCCAGTCGCCCGGTTGCCCATGATGCCCGACTCTGA
- a CDS encoding lysylphosphatidylglycerol synthase transmembrane domain-containing protein, giving the protein MQKKLQIVWKILKVVLPILIVLGVGWQFWSLLRRPELWEQPLTIRPIPLILAGLLYVLTHTLWATFWVQLLHNQGAQVPWAVGVRAYFVSQLGKYVPGKAWVIVLRVAMLRHLAPSRSMLVLTGLYETLTSMAGGAMVGGLLLAWVPGVGDTIQNRQWMLIPLACMPLGFVLLHRLARRLNRKFNPGNQMPPLPFSLMLRGILQTSLGWAMLGLSLWLTMVGILPESPEFSRDAWLRSTGINAIAYVMGFVVLVAPGGVGVREFFLQRLLAAELALYWMTGEPSGLAVVVTLVLRLLWTFAEFVAMGLLVWWVPVPKDSGTTAAADPVQEGRS; this is encoded by the coding sequence ATGCAAAAGAAGCTGCAAATTGTCTGGAAAATTCTCAAAGTGGTGCTGCCGATTCTCATTGTTTTGGGAGTCGGCTGGCAATTCTGGTCGCTGTTGCGCCGCCCGGAATTGTGGGAACAGCCGTTGACCATCCGGCCGATTCCGCTCATCCTGGCGGGGCTGCTGTATGTGCTGACACATACCCTATGGGCGACGTTTTGGGTGCAGTTGCTGCATAACCAGGGAGCGCAAGTCCCGTGGGCTGTGGGGGTTCGGGCATATTTCGTTAGCCAGTTGGGGAAATATGTGCCCGGCAAAGCCTGGGTAATTGTCCTGCGGGTGGCCATGTTGCGACACTTGGCACCGAGTCGCTCGATGCTGGTACTGACGGGATTATACGAAACTCTGACAAGCATGGCCGGCGGAGCGATGGTCGGCGGGCTGCTGCTCGCCTGGGTGCCGGGCGTCGGGGACACGATTCAGAATCGGCAATGGATGCTGATTCCATTGGCGTGCATGCCATTGGGGTTTGTGTTGCTGCATCGGCTGGCTCGCCGCTTGAATCGCAAGTTCAATCCCGGCAATCAGATGCCGCCGTTGCCGTTCTCGCTGATGCTGCGCGGAATCCTGCAAACGTCGCTCGGCTGGGCGATGCTGGGGCTTAGCCTGTGGCTGACGATGGTGGGGATTCTGCCCGAGTCGCCGGAGTTCAGTCGCGATGCTTGGCTGCGCTCCACGGGCATCAACGCGATTGCCTATGTCATGGGCTTTGTGGTGCTGGTGGCTCCGGGCGGAGTCGGCGTGCGGGAATTTTTCCTGCAACGATTGTTGGCCGCCGAATTGGCACTCTATTGGATGACCGGCGAGCCGAGTGGCTTAGCAGTGGTGGTGACCTTGGTGTTGCGACTGCTCTGGACTTTCGCGGAATTTGTGGCCATGGGGCTGCTGGTGTGGTGGGTGCCGGTGCCGAAGGATTCGGGAACAACCGCCGCTGCCGACCCTGTGCAAGAGGGACGTTCATGA
- a CDS encoding CPBP family intramembrane glutamic endopeptidase has translation MRDDEPKPTPNSEPAFDHLPQSSDALPQPNDLPPMVRQVPPGELPVRSSEPNPLLGPSLRVRARSTPGRGIFASFGWCLLFLLILCIGFMVGFVGYLGYAVSLIPGENRLKILEAEVEVFTKAPAEAPNILAAIGFGMGIAELATVLFSIVLLRVSIGREWTREIALRRSSFQHAVLAVVLLPGFIITSNLIGEALMAGMKADPVEENSAELMLKQAFQSWSVLFAVLVIGLGPGLGEEFFCRGFLARGLITRFGLVSGIVITSIFFGMMHGLPLQVLITGCMGVALHLTLWWSRSMWIPIFLHFGNNSIAVLLMLGKLKLIVPEGENADFTRLWLMCAGGVGMLATSGYLLFRSRATLLPIDPNAPMWNSWIPTVAHPPEGSNAVLVQPTIGLGGWFLVGLSVILFLSGAMGSIAFE, from the coding sequence ATGCGTGATGATGAGCCGAAGCCGACCCCGAATTCCGAGCCTGCTTTCGATCATCTCCCGCAATCGTCGGATGCTCTGCCGCAGCCGAACGATCTCCCGCCGATGGTCCGCCAGGTGCCACCCGGTGAATTGCCCGTCCGCAGTTCCGAACCGAACCCGTTGCTGGGACCGAGCTTGCGCGTGCGAGCCCGCTCGACTCCCGGTCGCGGAATCTTCGCCTCGTTCGGCTGGTGTCTGCTGTTTTTGCTGATTCTCTGCATCGGATTCATGGTCGGATTTGTTGGCTATCTCGGATACGCAGTCTCGTTGATTCCCGGAGAAAATCGGCTGAAAATCCTCGAAGCTGAGGTCGAAGTATTCACCAAAGCACCGGCGGAAGCGCCGAACATCTTGGCTGCAATCGGCTTCGGCATGGGCATTGCCGAATTGGCCACGGTGTTGTTTAGCATTGTGCTGTTGCGCGTTTCGATTGGTCGAGAATGGACGCGCGAAATTGCCCTGCGGCGATCGAGTTTTCAGCATGCCGTGCTTGCAGTCGTGCTGCTACCCGGCTTCATCATCACGTCGAATCTGATCGGCGAAGCGCTCATGGCGGGGATGAAAGCCGATCCGGTCGAAGAGAATTCCGCGGAACTGATGCTGAAGCAGGCATTCCAGAGTTGGTCGGTGCTGTTCGCGGTGTTGGTGATCGGACTCGGGCCGGGCTTGGGCGAAGAGTTCTTCTGTCGCGGATTCTTGGCTCGCGGCTTGATCACCCGCTTTGGCTTGGTTTCCGGGATTGTCATCACGTCGATTTTCTTCGGCATGATGCACGGTTTGCCGCTGCAAGTGCTCATCACCGGATGCATGGGCGTGGCACTGCATCTGACACTCTGGTGGTCCCGCTCGATGTGGATTCCGATTTTCCTGCACTTTGGGAATAATTCCATTGCCGTACTGCTGATGCTGGGCAAACTGAAACTGATCGTCCCAGAAGGCGAGAATGCCGATTTCACCCGACTGTGGCTGATGTGCGCGGGTGGTGTGGGCATGCTGGCGACGAGCGGCTACTTGCTGTTTCGCAGCCGTGCCACGCTGCTGCCGATCGATCCGAACGCACCGATGTGGAACTCCTGGATTCCCACCGTCGCACACCCACCCGAAGGCAGCAACGCCGTTTTGGTGCAGCCGACAATCGGACTGGGCGGATGGTTCTTGGTCGGTCTATCGGTGATCTTGTTCCTCAGCGGCGCAATGGGTTCCATCGCCTTCGAATAA